Proteins encoded together in one Lathyrus oleraceus cultivar Zhongwan6 chromosome 5, CAAS_Psat_ZW6_1.0, whole genome shotgun sequence window:
- the LOC127081738 gene encoding uncharacterized protein LOC127081738, translating into MSNEGQNLLSIPKFDGDYGHWSMLMENLLCSKEWWHLIDPGYVKLGADAMESDAEKKERADLKLKDLKVKNYLFATIDKSILKTILQKDTSAQLWESMRRKYQGSERVQRAQLQALRREFEILEMKEGETIVEYFLRVMTVANNMRNNGKAMQDIQIVEKILRTLTKRFNYIVDELQSSLIVHEQKFRRRIDEEEHVLKVTQEERSGRGRGKNTFGGYRGRGRGKPPPAYKAAIECFKCHKKGHFQYECPD; encoded by the coding sequence ATGTCGAATGAAGGACAAAACTTATTGAGTATTCCTAAGTTCGATGGTGATTACGGTCACTGGAGTATGCTGATGGAGAATTTACTTTGTTCCAAGGAGTGGTGGCATCTCATTGATCCAGGATATGTCAAGTTGGGCGCAGATGCAATGGAAAGTGATGCGGAGAAAAAGGAAAGAGCAGATCTGAAACTAAAAGATCTGAAAGTCAAAAATTATCTATTCGCAACCATAGATAAGAGCATTCTGAAGACAATCCTACAGAAAGATACATCTGCACAACTTTGGGAATCAATGAGAAGGAAATATCAAGGAAGTGAGAGGGTACAAAGAGCCCAATTGCAAGCTCTCAGAAGAGAATTTGAAATCCTGGAAATGAAAGAAGGAGAAACCATTGTCGAATATTTCTTAAGAGTCATGACGGTGGCAAACAACATGCGCAACAATGGTAAGGCAATGCAAGACATTCAAATTGTGGAGAAAATTCTACGGACTCTAACCAAGAGGTTCAATTACATAGTTGATGAACTTCAAAGTTCACTCATTGTCCATGAACAGAAGTTCCGAAGAAGGATCGATGAAGAAGAGCATGTGCTTAAAGTGACTCAAGAGGAGAGAAGCGGAAGAGGAAGAGGAAAAAACACGTTTGGAGGATATCGAGGACGGGGACGAGGGAAACCACCACCAGCTTACAAAGCAGCAATAGAGTGCTTCAAGTGTCACAAAAAAGGACACTTCCAGTACGAATGTCCAGATTAG
- the LOC127081739 gene encoding F-box/kelch-repeat protein At3g23880-like — protein MMISRKNPNITDSGDDSLPTPVQFGCVGNFWNFHKFARKLFKLSSTNPNIIGSLPTLPFDPISSTNPNIIDSLPTLPFDLITEILSRLSVQILLQLRCVSKSWNSLISDDPNFAKKHLTNSTTHSLNSLGFTNSGMLTMFPPNFFLNTAVTTDLNLLWHHSDNYNWTMHIVGSCNGILCLAFKEFIQLWNPSIRKLYELPILPKIKWHPMITYGFGYHSLTGNYKVVFVDKTQVKVHTIGTKFWKHNGDFPFGTIPERESGKYVSGTINWLASSQHWPTSIIVSFDLGNESYREVLLPDNKEVNANSLTLDVFADCLCMLSGHDVWLMKEYGIKESWTKLITISYLEDPSMRYSLTKVVYVYEDGQLLLQIKRPFLLPQLIVYDPRMIGTFQFVPLEKSFNGSRFFDLDVSRYGGIVDCIESLTSPCS, from the coding sequence ATGATGATTTCGAGGAAAAACCCTAACATCACCGATTCTGGAGATGATTCACTTCCCACTCCGGTTCAATTCGGTTGTGTAGGTAACTTTTGGAATTTTCATAAATTTGCCAGAAAACTCTTTAAGCTGTCATCAACAAACCCTAATATCATTGGTTCACTTCCCACTCTTCCTTTTGATCCGATTTCATCAACAAACCCTAATATCATTGATTCACTTCCCACTCTTCCTTTTGATCTCATAACAGAAATACTCTCTAGACTATCCGTCCAAATTCTTCTCCAACTCCGATGTGTCTCCAAATCATGGAATTCTCTAATATCTGATGATCCTAACTTCGCCAAAAAACACCTTACCAATTCAACCACGCACTCGCTCAACTCTTTAGGATTCACTAATTCGGGCATGCTCACTATGTTTCCACCAAACTTCTTTCTCAACACTGCTGTAACTACTGACCTCAATCTCCTCTGGCATCATTCAGACAATTATAATTGGACCATGCATATTGTTGGCTCTTGCAATGGCATCCTCTGTCTTGCGTTTAAGGAATTCATTCAATTATGGAACCCTTCCATTAGAAAATTATATGAATTACCCATTTTACCAAAAATTAAATGGCATCCTATGATTACATATGGTTTTGGCTATCACTCTCTTACTGGTAATTATAAAGTGGTTTTTGTTGACAAAACTCAAGTGAAGGTCCATACTATAGGTACCAAATTTTGGAAACATAACGGGGATTTCCCTTTTGGTACCATCCCCGAACGGGAATCGGGAAAATATGTGAGTGGCACAATCAATTGGTTGGCTTCTTCTCAACATTGGCCTACGTCAATTATTGTATCTTTTGATTTGGGCAATGAGTCTTATCGGGAAGTTTTGCTGCCCGATAATAAAGAGGTCAATGCCAATTCCTTGACCTTGGACGTGTTCGCGGATTGCCTGTGCATGCTTTCTGGTCATGATGTTTGGCTTATGAAGGAATATGGAATTAAAGAGTCTTGGACCAAATTGATCACTATTTCATACTTGGAAGATCCTAGTATGCGGTATTCCTTGACCAAGGTGGTATATGTTTATGAGGATGGCCAACTGTTGCTTCAAATTAAAAGGCCTTTTCTTCTTCCGCAGTTGATTGTATATGATCCAAGGATGATTGGTACTTTTCAGTTTGTTCCGCTTGAAAAGAGTTTTAATGGTTCAAGGTTTTTTGACCTAGATGTCTCAAGGTATGGTGGCATAGTAGACTGCATTGAGAGTTTGACATCACCTTGTTCCTAA